Genomic DNA from Solanum dulcamara chromosome 4, daSolDulc1.2, whole genome shotgun sequence:
cacccTACATGATATTATAGGATGTTTAACTAATACCTTCCATTTGgtggtattagtaatacacgGGATTTAATCGCTTGCCTAGTTCACCCGTACTAGGTTATGAGAGGCTCAACATCCGGTCAAATGTAAAGTATCATGAGATTAAATATGTAAAGACAAAATACCCCTCAAATCATTTTAGTcacttttattttgttttctttattttatgttttatatttatagttTTGTACTAGTAAATTATTTAAATGAAGGAgcttacaaattttatttatttatggatTCATATTTAGATaatataaaaagatattttgCCATGCCAATTTTTTTCATAACTAATTTATTTGAGTGATTTTGTTGATAGAAAGACTTAATGTAGTTTACAGGCTTTGGACATTCAACTTTTACTCAAACCCAAATCGCAGGCCTCTTATATTTGGGCCATCTAGTGAGTCATGTAAAATGGCACGTTTTATCATTTAAATgaattgatttttaatttttactttttagcAATTGAATTGTGTTTCGGAAGGCataattttttagaaattaaagttatgtctaaacataacttataaaatattataatataaaaatataaatttatattccATAAAAAAATGGTTTGTTATGAAATGTATAAAGTAAAGATCAATACAAAATAGGGACAAAGTGCAAATGGCCCATAAATGTGTTGTTTTAGATCACGCGTATTTAGAAACTTGAGCAAACGGACATTACTATTGGTAATTACAGGGTCCTTCACACGATGTTTCTATTTTGGGATGGTCTTTActttttacttttaaatttgtgtctttaattttattattcaaCACTTTTAAGTAACAAAATAGTGGCCGAAGAAAATACCTCTGACatcgaaaaaaaaaaaaatgcaagACAATATTCACTAAAACACAATTTATGTCTTACAAGGTATAACTTAATTTCTATAAAACTTATACGATAGTGGCATAAGTTCAATTTTAGAACCCACCAGAGGCTTAACTTATAACTACTGGTATAATTTCAAGTCCTTCACTTAATGTGAGCTTTAAAAGTAGATGCTTTGACATGGCAAATGCAAAAGTGAGATGTTCTTCTACTACACTACCATGAAACAACTGCCTGCAGTTACAGAAACTACAATTGAGGATGCTGTGAACTAGATGGCTCAAAAAAGTGACAAGATCCATGGGGGGTGAGGCGAAAAGCGAGAAGCAAAACATACGGTTCTTCAAAGTGAAACACACAATTCgcgaaaaattaaaaataccatGACAGTTACCTAGTATATAGAGTTGGTTACCTGGTACCTATAGGAGGTAGCAAGTGGTGGACTGGTTGAGTCGCACGCAAGTTGGCCCAAACGACACCATTATATGAAAATCCTGTGCTTAGTAATAGAGTGGTGATTAATTTGCCAGGAGCAGCTGCTTCAGCTCATGACTCACTCCTCAAACTTGAAAGATAATCATAATGCTAAGCTGATTCACTAGCTTATCTATTAGAAACAACATCTGCCATTATCAAGCTTCATCATCCAAGATCAATGGAGGAAACAGTAAACTAAGCATGCTATAAATAAGAGTGACAAGCTGCAATATCAACCTAAATCCATCCAAATTAATCAGAATCCCAGCTGCAAGTTTGGGAGAATCAAGAAGAAATCAAGACTTGTACCATAGAGACATCAGACATGAGTTCAGAAAGTTTGAACTTGCTTACTATTGATgaggtaaaggttttattaacTAGCACCGAGATGGTCCAGAAAAAGGCACAAAATATAAAGTTCCGAACAGGCAGCCTATCATACACTCCTTCCTAACAAATCTAAGAAATCCATATACTGATTCAGACTCACTAGTAGACTACTTTTATACCAGAAATGCAAATTTTGTAGGCATCAACTTTTAGTTCTAGAAATAAGAATCCGCCCTTCAGAAAATGCACAATGGAACAGTCCTCCATATCTGCTTTAACTCTTTAGGAACCACCTGCTACTGCCAATTTTCCATTAACCCCTTCACATTACGAGGCATCACCCACGTAATACCTCTAAATACTTAAAAAAGATCCCGACATTGTCTGGCAAATCTGCAGTGGAGAAAAAGGCGCTCAACTGAGTCCTAATTTTTCCGACATAGGTCGCATCTGTGGCATAGGACGAAACCTCTCTTCGCAATTTATTACATGCCCCCCAAGTTGCTATCCACCAAAAGCAAGCTACCTTAACAGGAGTTTTTGTCTTCCATATCATCTTCTAGGGCCAAGAAGCTTCCCACTGTCCTGACTGCTTTAATAACAGTTCATAGACTAAAGCAATTCTTAACTGAAAACTTTTTATACTGTTTTCACTCCGACAAGGGCTTGCCAAAGGGAAACAAAAGAaacagaagaaagaaagaagacaaGTGCTTACAATTAATTGCCCAGTAAGTACCAAAAAATGTCTTACATCTTGGTATATAGAATTAGTTATCTGGTACCTATAGGAGGTAGCAAGTGGTGGACTAGTCGAGTGGCGCCCAAACTGGCCCAAACACCAATGTCATATGAAAAACATGTGCTTAATTATAGAGGGGTGATTAATTTGCCAGGAGCAGCTACTTCAGCTCACGACTTAGCTTCACTCCTCAAACCTGTTCTCTCTTAAGCTCCTTCaacatatttgaaaatatagaATTGACATACTCTTTATATTCAGCAAAAAGCAGTTGTTCCATTGCAAGAAACTCAGATTATAAAGCTTTAAAATTCCAAATAACCATAATGCTAAACCAATTCACTAGCTTACAACAACATGctcagtataatcccacaaagtgggcctgggaagggtagagtgtacgaaATTCACTAGCTTACCTATTAGAAGTAACATCTTCCATTATCAAGCTTCATCATCCAAGATCAATGGAAGCAAAACAGTAAACTAAACAAGCTATAAATAAGTAAGAGTGACAAGCTGCATCACCCTAAATCCATCCAAAATAAGCAGAATGCCAACTGCAAGTTGTGAATATCAAGAGTAGAAGTCAAGAATTAGACCATCGACACATGAACTCAGAAGAACTTGCTCATTATTGATAAGATCAACATCTCCAGCTCAAATCTCCTCTACACAGAAGACACCAAGTCAATTGTGAACTTTTTGAGCTAAAGTGAGCAATAAATTGTTTATGCTTCAGCATTTAGAAAGTTCCTTAAAACCATGGCCCAAAACTCAAGAAAATCTTTCAAAATCTCATCTTGGAATactcaaaaatttcataaatccAAAATCTAGTAGGAGTACAAAAATTGACTTGCTACAATGAAATCCAAAGGATCCACAAGTCAGATCAGAATCTGATACcccaaaattttcaattttctccATTTCTTCATTGATCGAAAATTCACTATAACATAATCCATTACAAAttcataaaacagaaaaattacCCCCATCCacccaaaaaaacaaaaatactaTATATCAAATTGATACCTCTAAGAGAACAAGATCATCTAAGATCTCAGAAAAAGAGGAGAATCAAAATGGAGAAAACCGAAAAAGAACAGTTTCACGACCCCAATTCCTCACAAATCTTAGCAGATCTCTGAAGTCTCCGGCTTTTGGGTTTCGGCTTCGATGACTGAATCACAGCAGAATCTTGATATTTAGTCGGAACAGTCTTCAATCTCTTCCTTTGCTGTCGTTTAGGCAACGACCCATCTTTGCACTTCACCCCATCATCCTGTTTCTCGAAACACTCTGCTATAAAAAAAGGTTCAAAACTCAAaactcttctcctcctcctcgtgATAACTCTTTTCTGAATGTAAGGGACACCCACAACAGAACCATCAGTGACCTGATGAATGGCTTTGACGAGCAGATCAAGGCCCTGGCATCTGGCAGTGGTGAGAGAGGAAGAAGTTGAAGTTGAGGAAGATGAATCTATGGATGAAGCAAAGGAGTTATCGGTTAGGGAAGAAAAGGTGTATAAGgaagacgaagaagaagatgatgacgatgatgaagatgatgaaggtGAATTTGGTATGTGTTTACGAATCttcattttctgaatttttGGATCAAGAAGTGAAAATGGAGaaatttgagagttttttttttctttttttaagaagaagaaaaagaacagGGGTGTGAATAATGTCCCAAGAAGGAGGGGGTTTATATATTGGGATTTGGGTttgcaatttttttataataaataaaattacagCCATTTTAAGGTGTACGATTCAGAcagttattttataaaatttatatcatacttttttttttgattattttattttatataatcaaAACAAAACTTTTCAAAATCATCTCAATATTTTGGTGTTTTTTTTATATCGATATGGTTCGATTAATATTTGGTAtttaaaaacaatttaaaaGTTACTATACGCTACAATGTATACTTTTGTAtgactttgaaaaaaaaaaattctagacatttttattgtttaaaaGGTGATgattaagaaaaacaagaatagagaTTCATCCCATTATATTATGGCAGtgtaaaatattaatcaaagacaaaaaaaaaatataatttacatcACACAAGAGGAAAGAACTCAATCAAGATAAAACTCAAAACCTAAATTTACTTGATTTAAGTATCCAATAAGACAAATTTAAACtataagagagaaaaaatgtCTAATCACTTGTAACTTATTATCCAAGATCATTTAAATACCTTGTAGTTTACTAGTTACTAATCGAGAGTTGAGATGTTAGAATTAATTTAGTTTCAATCGGAGTAGTACGAGAAGATTTAGTGTTGTGACTTTGAGTGTTAATTATGTTATCCCTTAATTACTTCCATTATCTTGGGCCtaaagcaaaaaaaattaatgttttattatttttaaacttaatatataaaatatattttacactTATATTATTCGATACGATTCGTTATTTTTTCggttaatttttataaaatgaaaaaCCTATTCAATTATTCAGTATGGTtataagtttatataaaaaccgtcgattttataaaataaacctAAAAATCGGTTTGGTATGGTTCGATTTGATTGGTTAAGTcgattttttgaaaatcattgacaCCCCTAGCCATCTTCCTCTAATTTTCTAGCAAAAATTGAATTGTAGGTACGACGAGTGATTAGGTTTTGAGCAGACAATTAGAGGTTATGGATTAGAATTTTTTCGTATATAGAGTCATTTTTGTTAGGCGTCATTTTATCTCGTAATATAGAATTTTTTGGTGTGAATTTCAACTTAGTTGAACTTCAATATGGATATCAAATATCgggtgaaaaataaaaaaaaactatttctccatttcaaaataattgaattgttggaatatgacacgcatcttaagaaaaaaataaaggcaaaaattagtcatgttttttcatttttgccCTTTTCAAACTTAATGCTAACATCTCAATActcatttaatttattcttgGAAGTCAACCtagaaatttaattaatgaagGATAAAATTAGAAAAGTTTTCCATCATCTATCTTGAATAGttaacaattcaattattttgaacactaAAAAATATtccaacaattcaattattttggaatgGAGGAAGTATTACTGAAAAGAATTAGAGGTCATTTGGTAAATGATTTGGAGGTGAGTTATGTAAGTATTAAATCATGCATAAGTAATATTGCGTTTGATAACTGATTAGAGATAAATTATTTGTGTAAaatgaatatgatatttgatttGTAATCTAGAAACACgcataattaatacatgtataagttataagataatttatatattattttatgtaaaatagaagaagaaaatactaATGTATGAATAACTAATATATAAATAGAAAACTACAAAAAATAGACTGAGGGAGTGAACTATTTACTTAAATTAGACTTACCTCAACTTATTTATCCTGATTGGACCAAATGCCCAATTTAATTACAGCACCGCACCGCCCCTTCTTCATTTGACCAGGCTGATACtgtcagattatatatatactatggtGATATCAAGAAATAATTGAACAGTGTTTTTACTGTAGTGTTTTCTCTTCATGATAttatcagagtatatatacaatcatatatactctaatggtatcaaAAAGTAATTGGACAGTTTATTTAGTGATTAGTTATTTTTTGCTCCTTGATAACAGCacgatatatatatactctgaatGTATCAATAACAGTTAAGCATTTTAACAGCAGATCTTGATGCCTTCATGATAAtgtcagagtatatatatactatgatagTATCAAGAAATAATTGAACAGTGTTTTTCCTTTAATGATACTATCagggtatatatatactctgatatCAAGAAGACGCACGAACTCATTTTTGAGGAATGAAAGTAATGAGGTATTCAATGGtaactattttttctttttggggtataacaataattgtcccataaataaatatataaataaataaactttgCATAAGGAGTaccttaataaaataatgaatagATTCAcgcataaataatttttacattattaatatTCACATAC
This window encodes:
- the LOC129884705 gene encoding uncharacterized protein LOC129884705 produces the protein MKIRKHIPNSPSSSSSSSSSSSSSSLYTFSSLTDNSFASSIDSSSSTSTSSSLTTARCQGLDLLVKAIHQVTDGSVVGVPYIQKRVITRRRRRVLSFEPFFIAECFEKQDDGVKCKDGSLPKRQQRKRLKTVPTKYQDSAVIQSSKPKPKSRRLQRSAKICEELGS